In Harmonia axyridis chromosome 6, icHarAxyr1.1, whole genome shotgun sequence, a single window of DNA contains:
- the LOC123683250 gene encoding histone H3 — protein MARTKQTARKSTGGKAPRKQLATKAARKSAPATGGVKKPHRYRPGTVALREIRRYQKSTELLIRKLPFQRLVREIAQDFKTDLRFQSSAVMALQEASEAYLVGLFEDTNLCAIHAKRVTIMPKDIQLARRIRGERA, from the coding sequence ATGGCCCGTACGAAGCAAACCGCAAGAAAATCCACTGGCGGAAAGGCACCGCGTAAGCAACTTGCCACAAAAGCGGCACGTAAAAGTGCACCCGCTACTGGTGGCGTAAAAAAACCTCATCGTTACCGTCCAGGTACCGTAGCTCTTCGTGAGATCCGTCGTTATCAGAAAAGTACCGAGCTGTTGATTCGCAAACTTCCTTTCCAAAGGTTAGTGCGCGAAATTGCCCAAGACTTCAAGACCGATCTCCGTTTCCAGAGCTCCGCCGTGATGGCCCTTCAAGAAGCTAGCGAAGCTTATCTGGTCGGTCTATTCGAAGATACAAATTTATGTGCCATTCACGCCAAGAGAGTAACCATTATGCCGAAGGACATTCAACTTGCTCGACGTATCCGTGGCGAACGTGCTTAA
- the LOC123683254 gene encoding histone H4, which yields MTGRGKGGKGLGKGGAKRHRKVLRDNIQGITKPAIRRLARRGGVKRISGLIYEETRGVLKVFLENVIRDAVTYTEHAKRKTVTAMDVVYALKRQGRTLYGFGG from the coding sequence ATGACTGGCAGAGGCAAAGGTGGTAAGGGTTTGGGAAAAGGTGGCGCTAAGCGTCACAGGAAAGTTCTACGAGACAATATCCAAGGAATCACGAAGCCCGCTATCAGAAGATTGGCCCGCCGCGGTGGGGTGAAACGTATCTCTGGTTTGATTTACGAAGAAACTAGAGGTGTACTTAAGGTATTCCTAGAAAACGTTATTAGAGACGCTGTAACTTACACCGAACACGCAAAAAGGAAGACTGTAACAGCAATGGACGTCGTATATGCTTTGAAACGCCAAGGTCGTACGTTGTACGGTTTCGGAGGTTAA